One stretch of Chitinivorax tropicus DNA includes these proteins:
- a CDS encoding LacI family DNA-binding transcriptional regulator, whose translation MVTLRDIAHMAGCSVGTVSRALKQQAGLTEQTRQQVMAVAERLGYDTTRLRHRKVNRLAFLLHRQHSSLAQNPFFSPVLSGVEAACREAGIVPSVLTLDPGEPIRERLQLHDPDVLLCAGYIEPEVLATLQTTGKPLVLVDAWARDLPSINADHYDGARQAVSHLLQTGCRRVAMLAGSLAHYSIRERVRGYRKALFDARVLADPDLEIVLEPSANPAESAMVAMQQLMSRPDRPDAIFAYNDTTALACLHACQLARLRVPEDVSVVGFDDILQASHASPALTTLRVDKEKLGRAGVSWLLSGQADVEHRILPVELVCRSSTRSVASPVVGG comes from the coding sequence ATGGTCACTTTACGTGATATTGCGCACATGGCGGGATGTTCTGTTGGTACGGTGTCACGTGCGCTGAAGCAGCAGGCAGGTTTGACTGAGCAGACAAGGCAGCAGGTGATGGCGGTTGCCGAGCGACTGGGCTATGACACCACCCGTCTGCGGCATCGCAAGGTCAATCGGCTGGCTTTCTTGTTGCACCGGCAGCACAGCTCGCTGGCCCAGAACCCTTTTTTCTCCCCGGTTCTCTCTGGTGTGGAGGCTGCCTGCCGCGAGGCAGGGATTGTCCCGTCAGTATTGACCTTGGACCCAGGCGAGCCGATCCGCGAGCGCTTGCAGCTGCATGATCCGGATGTGCTGTTGTGTGCGGGTTATATCGAGCCCGAGGTGTTGGCAACTTTGCAGACAACCGGCAAACCGCTGGTGCTGGTCGATGCCTGGGCGCGCGATCTGCCCAGCATCAATGCCGATCACTATGATGGTGCTCGGCAGGCGGTCAGCCATCTGCTCCAGACCGGTTGTCGGCGGGTCGCCATGCTGGCGGGCTCGCTGGCGCATTACAGCATCCGTGAGCGAGTGCGGGGCTATCGAAAGGCTTTGTTCGATGCGCGTGTGTTGGCTGATCCGGATCTGGAGATCGTGCTGGAGCCGTCCGCCAATCCTGCCGAATCGGCCATGGTGGCGATGCAGCAGCTGATGTCGCGCCCAGACAGGCCGGACGCCATTTTTGCCTACAACGACACGACCGCGCTGGCGTGTTTGCATGCTTGCCAGTTGGCAAGGCTGCGTGTGCCAGAGGATGTGTCGGTGGTCGGCTTTGACGACATCTTGCAGGCCAGTCATGCCAGCCCGGCACTGACCACGTTGCGTGTGGACAAGGAAAAGCTGGGTCGGGCAGGGGTGAGTTGGTTGCTGTCCGGGCAGGCTGACGTTGAGCACAGGATATTGCCGGTGGAGCTGGTGTGCCGCAGCAGTACGCGGTCGGTCGCTTCGCCGGTGGTGGGTGGTTGA
- a CDS encoding AGE family epimerase/isomerase has protein sequence MTTFPDFRNPQTLLSHVRQTMAFYHPRAIDPTGGCYHYFLDDGTIYDAHTRHLVSSTRMVFNYAMAYRQFKEPAYLAGARQAVAFVRDVHRNPETGGYAWVLDWRNGEKTVKDGTNHCYGLAFVVLAYAQAILAGLTEAKAWLEETYDLMERRFWDAQAGLYADEAAADWSELSAYRGQNANMHTCEAMLTAFEATGDVKYLHRAEQLARHITVRQASLANDLVWEHYRPDWSVDWDYNRDDKTNIFRPWGYQPGHLTEWAKLLLIMRRHAGLLQGPADWLLPKAQALFDAAVQSAWDHEHGGLYYGFAPDGSICDEDKYFWVQAESLAAAALLADATADERYWQWYQRLWEYSWAHLIDHQHGAWYRILRRDNTAYSNEKSPAGKTDYHTMGACYEVLSVLPATQVA, from the coding sequence ATGACAACGTTCCCCGATTTCCGTAATCCGCAAACTTTGTTGAGCCATGTGCGCCAGACCATGGCGTTTTATCACCCTCGTGCTATTGATCCGACTGGCGGCTGTTATCACTACTTTCTGGATGACGGCACGATCTACGACGCACATACCCGCCACCTGGTCAGTAGTACCCGCATGGTGTTCAACTATGCGATGGCTTACCGGCAATTCAAGGAGCCGGCCTATCTGGCGGGCGCCCGTCAGGCAGTGGCATTCGTGCGGGATGTGCACCGCAACCCCGAAACCGGGGGCTATGCATGGGTGCTGGATTGGCGTAATGGCGAAAAGACTGTCAAAGATGGTACCAATCACTGCTACGGGCTGGCTTTTGTCGTGTTGGCCTATGCACAGGCGATCCTGGCTGGGCTGACAGAGGCCAAAGCCTGGCTGGAGGAAACCTATGACCTGATGGAGCGTCGCTTCTGGGATGCACAGGCGGGCCTGTATGCAGATGAAGCCGCTGCGGATTGGTCTGAGTTGTCTGCCTACCGGGGGCAGAATGCCAACATGCACACCTGTGAAGCCATGCTCACGGCCTTTGAGGCAACAGGAGACGTGAAATACCTGCATCGGGCCGAGCAGCTTGCACGCCATATCACGGTGCGCCAGGCATCGCTGGCCAATGATCTGGTCTGGGAGCACTATCGCCCAGATTGGTCGGTGGATTGGGACTACAACCGCGATGACAAGACCAACATCTTCCGTCCCTGGGGCTACCAGCCAGGGCATTTGACCGAGTGGGCTAAATTGCTGCTGATCATGCGCCGCCATGCCGGGCTGCTGCAAGGGCCTGCTGACTGGTTGCTGCCCAAGGCCCAGGCGTTGTTTGACGCAGCTGTGCAGTCTGCATGGGATCACGAGCACGGTGGTCTTTATTATGGCTTTGCGCCAGATGGCAGCATTTGTGACGAGGACAAGTATTTCTGGGTGCAAGCGGAAAGCCTGGCCGCCGCAGCGCTGCTGGCTGATGCCACGGCTGACGAGCGGTACTGGCAATGGTATCAGCGCTTGTGGGAATACAGCTGGGCGCACCTGATCGATCACCAACATGGTGCGTGGTACCGCATTCTGCGGCGTGACAATACCGCCTACAGCAATGAGAAAAGCCCTGCGGGCAAAACGGACTACCACACCATGGGCGCGTGCTATGAAGTGCTGAGCGTGCTGCCAGCCACCCAGGTGGCATGA
- a CDS encoding carbohydrate kinase family protein yields MTDSLPQFVSFGEALTDMIRDGGDHWLAKPGGAPWNVARVMASLGVPSAFGGAISHDVFGDTLWLASQQAGLDMRFIQRVKASPLLAMVYQLSPPRYFFIGDDSADLHFDVAQLPASWADQVHWAMFGGISLAREPLASHLLQLASQLKAQGVRIAYDPNFRAAMDERYDPTLRKMVELADVIKVSDEDLAGLFRTQDLSTALATIRSWHPDALFFYTQGAEGATLYAQQSSWQARPPEIEVIDTVGAGDASIGGLIHSLMQHPAADMPTHLRYAMGAGAGACMAAGATPPTIQQIQQLAARVVVKSGG; encoded by the coding sequence ATGACAGATTCGCTTCCGCAATTCGTCAGCTTTGGTGAAGCGCTGACCGACATGATCCGCGATGGTGGCGACCATTGGTTGGCCAAGCCTGGCGGTGCTCCCTGGAACGTTGCCAGGGTGATGGCCAGCCTGGGCGTCCCGTCGGCGTTCGGTGGCGCCATCAGTCATGATGTATTCGGTGACACCCTTTGGTTGGCCAGCCAGCAGGCCGGACTGGATATGCGCTTCATCCAGCGTGTCAAGGCATCACCGCTGTTGGCGATGGTGTATCAACTGAGCCCGCCGCGATATTTCTTCATTGGTGATGACAGCGCTGACTTGCATTTCGATGTGGCACAGCTGCCTGCATCCTGGGCGGATCAGGTTCATTGGGCCATGTTCGGGGGCATCAGCCTGGCACGCGAGCCACTGGCAAGCCATCTGCTGCAGCTGGCCAGCCAGTTGAAAGCACAGGGCGTTCGTATCGCCTATGATCCGAATTTCAGAGCTGCCATGGACGAGCGCTATGACCCGACTCTACGCAAAATGGTGGAGCTGGCCGATGTGATCAAAGTATCGGATGAAGACCTGGCCGGTCTGTTCCGCACGCAGGATCTGTCAACGGCATTGGCGACGATACGCAGCTGGCATCCAGACGCGCTGTTTTTCTACACCCAGGGGGCGGAAGGGGCCACATTGTATGCACAGCAATCCAGCTGGCAGGCCAGGCCGCCAGAGATCGAGGTCATCGACACCGTGGGGGCGGGGGACGCCAGCATTGGCGGATTGATCCATAGCTTGATGCAGCACCCCGCCGCTGATATGCCCACCCACCTGCGGTACGCCATGGGTGCTGGTGCGGGGGCCTGCATGGCAGCGGGTGCAACTCCGCCTACGATTCAGCAGATTCAGCAGCTGGCTGCTCGGGTGGTGGTCAAGTCCGGCGGGTAG